A region from the Vibrio sp. SS-MA-C1-2 genome encodes:
- a CDS encoding glucosamine-6-phosphate deaminase: MMSELITLKKQDKLQFEVYNTRCSMGHAAAQKVREILVALQNKQDTIRIIFASAPSQNEFLMSLKEHQDIDWSKVVAFHMDEYTGLPSESPQSFSSYIKENLLDDVKPKEAHFIKADSSDAEAECIRYSELLNEAPIDLVCLGVGENGHIAFNDPWVADFTDSKVVKPVKLDELCRQQQVNDKCFDELSEVPTHALTLTIPTLFSAKYMVCIVPAMTKRNAITRMLNEGINEDLPASILRNHSNAYLYLDADSGADFI, from the coding sequence ATGATGAGCGAGTTAATAACATTGAAAAAACAGGATAAATTACAATTTGAAGTTTATAACACTCGTTGTTCTATGGGGCATGCAGCGGCTCAGAAAGTCAGAGAAATTCTTGTAGCGTTGCAAAATAAACAAGATACAATTCGAATTATTTTTGCATCAGCACCTTCTCAAAATGAGTTTTTGATGAGTTTAAAAGAGCATCAAGATATCGATTGGTCTAAAGTTGTTGCTTTTCATATGGATGAATATACGGGCTTACCAAGCGAATCGCCACAATCATTCAGCTCTTATATTAAAGAAAATTTATTAGATGACGTTAAACCTAAAGAAGCCCACTTTATTAAAGCAGACTCATCTGATGCCGAAGCGGAATGTATTCGTTATAGTGAACTTTTAAATGAAGCGCCTATTGATTTAGTTTGTCTTGGTGTGGGGGAGAATGGTCATATTGCATTTAATGACCCATGGGTTGCTGATTTCACTGATTCAAAAGTTGTTAAACCGGTTAAACTCGATGAATTATGCCGTCAACAACAAGTTAATGATAAATGTTTTGATGAATTAAGCGAAGTACCGACTCATGCTTTGACCCTAACAATCCCAACATTATTTTCTGCAAAGTATATGGTGTGCATTGTACCTGCAATGACGAAAAGAAATGCGATTACAAGGATGTTGAATGAGGGGATTAATGAGGATCTTCCTGCATCAATTCTAAGAAATCACTCTAATGCTTATTTATATTTAGATGCAGATTCGGGTGCTGATTTTATATGA
- a CDS encoding N-acetylglucosamine-6-phosphate deacetylase — protein MILTGKTFKELPIKIYCNDGLITKVETFETDDLESLPIIAPGMVDLQVNGYAGVDYNTLPLNDNELLHSAYQLFSKGVTSFCPTIITNSDDNISSLILDLNRIKNSDKTLSDAIVGYHLEGPFISPKDGPRGAHNLNYVQAPNVELIKKWNTLSEGALKILTLSPEWDLGLDETINYCTNNNIKVAIGHSAASPDQIHRAVNLGASMSTHLGNGCELQIHRHHNYIWQQLAEDDLWSGVIADGFHLPATLLKVILRAKKGKVFVTSDTTAFGGMDPGSYITHIGGEVILTEEGKLHLASNPELLAGSAQSTLDCVNFLIESELCTPSEAWDLVSLNPAKYMGFNQVGSIEKGKLANLVVLNKNKRRLEVKQTIIAGDVVYTA, from the coding sequence ATGATTTTAACAGGAAAAACATTTAAAGAATTACCCATTAAAATTTATTGTAATGATGGACTAATTACAAAAGTTGAAACTTTTGAAACGGATGATCTAGAAAGCTTACCTATAATTGCGCCAGGAATGGTTGATTTACAAGTTAATGGTTATGCTGGTGTTGATTATAATACATTACCATTAAATGATAATGAATTATTACATAGTGCATACCAATTATTCTCTAAGGGTGTAACGAGTTTTTGCCCAACAATTATTACCAATAGTGATGATAATATTAGCTCGTTGATTTTAGATTTAAATAGAATCAAAAATAGCGATAAAACACTTTCTGATGCTATTGTTGGTTATCATTTAGAAGGACCTTTTATTTCTCCTAAAGATGGTCCTCGTGGTGCACATAATTTAAATTATGTGCAAGCGCCTAATGTTGAATTAATTAAAAAGTGGAATACGTTATCGGAAGGTGCTTTAAAGATATTAACATTATCGCCAGAGTGGGACTTAGGCTTAGATGAGACAATAAACTATTGCACCAATAACAACATAAAAGTTGCAATTGGGCATAGTGCGGCATCACCAGATCAAATTCATCGAGCAGTTAATTTGGGTGCTTCTATGTCTACCCACTTAGGTAATGGTTGTGAATTACAAATTCATAGACATCATAACTATATTTGGCAGCAATTGGCTGAGGATGATTTATGGAGTGGCGTGATTGCAGATGGCTTTCATTTACCTGCAACCTTGTTAAAGGTCATTCTAAGAGCTAAAAAAGGAAAAGTGTTTGTCACTAGTGATACGACCGCATTTGGAGGCATGGATCCAGGCTCTTATATCACGCATATTGGTGGAGAGGTTATCTTAACTGAGGAAGGTAAGTTACATTTAGCTTCAAATCCTGAACTACTTGCCGGATCTGCCCAATCAACATTAGATTGTGTGAATTTTTTAATTGAATCAGAACTTTGCACACCAAGTGAAGCATGGGATCTAGTCAGTTTAAATCCAGCAAAATATATGGGTTTTAATCAAGTAGGTTCAATTGAAAAAGGTAAATTAGCTAATTTAGTCGTTCTAAATAAAAATAAACGACGATTAGAAGTAAAACAAACAATTATTGCAGGAGATGTCGTTTACACGGCTTAA
- a CDS encoding fructuronate reductase: MKNISNTELSSTINVPSYDRSNLKTKIVHLGFGAFHRAHQALYTSELADNNQSDWGICEVNLFGGEQLIKDLRAQDHLYSVAEKGAESTVMKISGSVTESLHPSLDGQQAVLNKMAEEQVAIVSMTITEKGYCADPATGKLDKNNALVIADLKTPEAPNSALGYIVQALKIRRDNGLAPFTVMSCDNVQENGHVAKAAILEFAQLLDADLALWIKENVTFPCTMVDRIVPAATEETLNEITTLLSVDDPCGIACEPFRQWVIEDNFVAGRPDWNLVGAEFVADVVPYEEMKLRMLNGSHSFLAYLGYLGSYPHISDTMTDSGYKKAAFDMMMKAQAPSLNMPEGTDLQSYAEMLIDRYTNPSLKHKTWQIAMDGSQKIPQRMGGSLRFHLENGSNFSWLALGIAGWMRYVSAVDEQGNEIDVRDPMAEQLRNICDQHGLNSSVVPALLSIEAIFPTDIGQNAIVIEAVTQAYQSLLDNGARASVAAL; encoded by the coding sequence ATGAAAAATATTAGTAATACTGAACTTAGCTCTACTATTAACGTTCCTAGTTATGACCGTTCTAACCTGAAGACTAAAATTGTGCATTTGGGTTTTGGTGCTTTCCATCGAGCACATCAAGCGCTATATACCAGCGAACTTGCCGATAATAATCAAAGTGATTGGGGTATTTGCGAAGTAAACTTATTTGGTGGTGAACAACTAATTAAAGATCTTCGAGCGCAAGATCACTTATATTCTGTTGCAGAAAAAGGGGCAGAATCAACCGTAATGAAGATTAGTGGTTCTGTTACCGAATCACTTCATCCAAGCTTAGATGGACAACAAGCCGTCTTAAATAAAATGGCAGAAGAGCAAGTTGCCATTGTCTCAATGACAATTACAGAGAAAGGTTATTGTGCTGATCCAGCAACAGGTAAATTAGATAAAAACAATGCACTTGTGATTGCTGATTTAAAAACCCCTGAAGCACCAAATTCAGCATTGGGCTACATTGTTCAAGCATTAAAAATACGTCGTGATAATGGCTTAGCACCTTTTACGGTCATGTCTTGTGATAACGTACAAGAAAATGGCCATGTAGCAAAAGCCGCGATACTAGAATTTGCTCAACTTCTAGACGCTGATCTTGCATTATGGATTAAAGAGAACGTGACGTTCCCTTGCACCATGGTTGACCGTATTGTTCCTGCTGCAACAGAAGAGACATTAAACGAAATCACCACGCTTTTAAGTGTTGATGACCCATGTGGTATTGCTTGTGAACCCTTCCGTCAATGGGTGATTGAAGATAACTTTGTCGCTGGTCGTCCAGATTGGAACCTTGTTGGTGCTGAGTTTGTTGCTGATGTTGTGCCATACGAAGAGATGAAACTCCGTATGCTTAATGGCTCTCACTCATTCCTTGCTTACTTAGGTTACTTAGGTAGCTACCCACATATCTCTGATACGATGACAGATAGTGGCTATAAAAAAGCCGCTTTTGATATGATGATGAAAGCCCAAGCACCATCACTGAATATGCCAGAAGGCACCGATCTACAATCTTATGCTGAGATGCTGATAGATCGCTACACCAATCCAAGCCTGAAGCATAAAACGTGGCAGATTGCGATGGATGGCAGCCAAAAGATCCCTCAGCGTATGGGGGGTAGCTTGCGTTTTCATTTAGAAAATGGCTCAAACTTCTCTTGGTTAGCATTAGGTATTGCAGGTTGGATGCGCTATGTCTCAGCAGTAGATGAACAAGGTAATGAGATTGATGTACGCGATCCTATGGCAGAACAACTTCGTAATATTTGTGACCAACATGGTTTAAATAGCTCAGTTGTTCCGGCTTTGTTGAGTATCGAAGCTATTTTCCCTACAGATATCGGTCAAAATGCGATTGTTATTGAAGCGGTGACTCAAGCCTACCAATCTTTATTAGATAATGGTGCTCGCGCATCAGTTGCTGCATTATAA
- a CDS encoding bifunctional 4-hydroxy-2-oxoglutarate aldolase/2-dehydro-3-deoxy-phosphogluconate aldolase, which produces MSTINQQLQSLKVIPVIAIENAQDILPLGKVLVENGLPAAEITFRSDAAVEAIRLLREAYPEMLIGAGTVLNKEQALAAKEAGATFVVSPGFNPNTVKACQEIGIDIIPGVNNPSAVEAALEMGLTTLKFFPAEASGGVNMVKSLLAPYTAVSIMPTGGINPKNIHDYLSIPRVLACGGTWMVDQKLIEAGEWEELARLTREAVELVNA; this is translated from the coding sequence ATGTCTACTATTAATCAACAACTACAATCTCTTAAAGTTATCCCGGTTATTGCTATTGAAAATGCTCAAGATATTCTTCCGCTTGGTAAAGTATTAGTTGAGAACGGCCTTCCTGCCGCTGAAATCACTTTCCGCTCTGATGCTGCTGTTGAAGCAATTCGTCTACTACGCGAAGCTTATCCAGAAATGCTCATTGGTGCAGGGACGGTATTGAACAAAGAGCAAGCATTAGCCGCTAAAGAAGCTGGTGCAACCTTTGTGGTATCTCCTGGTTTTAACCCAAACACAGTCAAGGCATGCCAAGAAATTGGAATCGATATCATTCCTGGCGTCAACAACCCTAGCGCAGTTGAAGCGGCATTAGAAATGGGCTTAACGACCTTAAAGTTTTTCCCTGCTGAGGCATCTGGTGGTGTCAATATGGTTAAATCACTGCTTGCACCTTACACCGCGGTAAGTATTATGCCAACAGGTGGGATCAACCCAAAGAATATTCATGATTATTTATCAATCCCACGCGTATTGGCATGTGGTGGTACATGGATGGTAGATCAAAAATTAATTGAAGCTGGTGAGTGGGAAGAATTAGCACGCCTTACTCGTGAAGCCGTTGAATTAGTTAACGCTTAA
- a CDS encoding AGE family epimerase/isomerase — MSHSQNQPKHLFNIWNNELQTNILPFWMKGLDKDLGGIFTCYSNDGQTLLSENKFTWSQGRFLWNWSRQATLVQNGVCKGDADAFLTQAKKTANFLLDNAFLENGHCAFILSKEGKKLEPVDGEGFDTSFYADCFVAIGFCEYSLVSKDGSFFEKALSMYKQIRGRLANGNIRSEPYPAPEGFEPYAYEMIMLGLVGELLRYAQIMKHSELEYLTVECEKSLTRIFNEFHQQDTLLPYEMRTSGSNRDTLLAKHKTPGHTLENMWFCFHAAELLGCLDHYLPKITLVTKKMWQMGWDNQYGGIYRYTSVDGIQPEGELLGSDPYEKLIMDTWDTKIWWVHSEALYILILLYKFTGDEELLSMYQKTEQYVLDTFPDRVNGEWIQIRDRMGKPLDKVVALPVKDPFHIMRNFQLIIERLYKVS, encoded by the coding sequence ATGAGTCACTCACAAAACCAACCTAAGCATTTATTTAATATTTGGAATAATGAACTACAAACAAATATTCTTCCGTTTTGGATGAAAGGACTAGATAAAGATTTAGGTGGTATTTTCACTTGTTATAGCAATGATGGTCAAACATTACTAAGTGAAAATAAATTCACCTGGTCACAAGGTCGTTTTCTTTGGAATTGGAGTCGTCAAGCTACACTGGTTCAAAATGGTGTATGTAAAGGTGATGCAGATGCTTTTTTGACTCAAGCAAAAAAGACAGCGAATTTTTTATTGGATAATGCTTTTTTAGAGAATGGACATTGTGCATTTATATTAAGCAAAGAAGGTAAGAAATTAGAACCTGTTGATGGCGAGGGGTTTGATACCTCATTTTACGCTGATTGTTTTGTTGCTATTGGATTTTGTGAGTACTCGCTTGTTTCTAAGGATGGTTCTTTTTTTGAAAAGGCGCTTTCTATGTACAAGCAAATAAGGGGTAGGCTTGCTAATGGTAATATTAGAAGTGAGCCTTACCCAGCACCAGAAGGCTTTGAACCTTATGCTTATGAGATGATCATGCTAGGTTTAGTCGGCGAGCTACTGAGATATGCTCAAATCATGAAGCATAGTGAGCTAGAGTATTTAACGGTTGAGTGTGAGAAGAGCTTAACGCGTATTTTTAATGAGTTTCACCAACAAGATACATTACTTCCCTATGAGATGAGAACAAGTGGGTCTAATAGGGATACGTTATTGGCAAAGCATAAAACGCCAGGACATACATTAGAAAATATGTGGTTTTGTTTTCATGCGGCAGAACTTCTTGGTTGTTTAGATCATTATTTACCTAAAATAACTCTAGTCACAAAAAAAATGTGGCAAATGGGATGGGATAATCAATACGGCGGTATATATCGATATACATCGGTTGATGGCATTCAGCCTGAAGGTGAATTATTAGGTTCTGATCCTTATGAAAAACTCATCATGGATACTTGGGATACAAAAATCTGGTGGGTGCATTCAGAAGCTTTATATATTTTAATTTTACTATATAAATTTACAGGCGATGAAGAACTATTATCAATGTATCAGAAAACAGAGCAATATGTGTTAGATACATTTCCAGACAGAGTGAATGGTGAGTGGATACAAATTCGAGATAGAATGGGTAAACCATTAGATAAAGTCGTTGCTTTACCTGTTAAAGACCCATTTCATATTATGCGTAATTTCCAATTGATAATAGAACGTTTGTATAAGGTGTCATAA
- a CDS encoding neutral/alkaline non-lysosomal ceramidase N-terminal domain-containing protein, translated as MRIGVSKVNITPTKPLKLGGFDFRTDKYERIGYHVYARCFVLNNKNAIVSLELLFVGEYLNSLIKKQIEADQQLSHLSVTLTATHTHSSFQTSSDHSPKLGEFNVDYCNFIADKVIIGIKKAIDNLTDVTIEEADSQCDMAIYRRVVNSDRTVLMAPNYDEYIDKKVKLLKFVNEEGTTQAVLLHGQCHPTISGDNILSGEYPGVVCDELEKAYPLSVCLYLQGFCGDIRPNLINDGKFYRGSYSDIIELGKKIAIQYLNALNKSQKIETDDVEYFNQKSVELPFSRLMNENELVEFKSKFKPTEIYWEWANHQLSQIQEGKDQTENNKATISYLNIGNVIKLLTINAEVVNAYQQYISKYIDKDILCVGYSNGMLGYIPTKKQIEEGGYEPNDSAYYFYLKSTLLPDVENSLKIQFKNLILESK; from the coding sequence ATGAGGATTGGTGTTAGTAAAGTAAACATTACGCCAACAAAACCCTTGAAACTAGGTGGTTTTGATTTTAGAACTGATAAGTATGAGCGTATTGGGTATCATGTTTATGCACGTTGTTTTGTTCTTAATAACAAGAATGCCATTGTCAGCTTAGAACTTTTATTTGTTGGGGAATACTTAAATAGTCTAATTAAAAAACAGATAGAGGCTGATCAACAATTATCACATTTATCAGTAACTTTAACCGCGACACATACGCACTCTAGTTTTCAAACTTCGAGTGATCACTCTCCTAAATTAGGTGAGTTTAATGTGGATTATTGTAATTTTATTGCTGATAAAGTCATTATTGGTATAAAAAAAGCAATTGATAATTTAACTGACGTCACTATAGAAGAAGCAGATAGTCAGTGTGATATGGCGATTTATCGTAGAGTGGTTAATTCTGATCGAACCGTCTTAATGGCGCCAAACTATGATGAGTATATTGATAAAAAGGTTAAATTACTGAAATTTGTAAATGAAGAAGGAACGACTCAAGCCGTTCTTCTTCATGGACAGTGTCATCCAACCATTTCTGGAGATAACATCCTTTCAGGAGAGTATCCTGGTGTTGTTTGTGATGAATTGGAAAAAGCGTACCCATTATCAGTCTGTCTATATTTACAAGGTTTTTGTGGAGATATAAGACCTAATTTGATAAACGATGGTAAGTTCTATCGAGGATCTTATAGTGATATTATTGAATTAGGTAAGAAAATCGCGATTCAATATTTAAACGCCTTAAATAAATCTCAGAAGATAGAAACTGACGATGTAGAGTACTTTAACCAAAAAAGTGTTGAATTACCTTTTTCGAGATTAATGAATGAAAACGAATTGGTTGAATTTAAATCTAAATTTAAACCAACAGAGATATATTGGGAATGGGCAAATCACCAATTAAGTCAAATTCAAGAAGGAAAAGATCAAACCGAGAATAATAAAGCAACTATATCCTATTTAAATATTGGTAACGTAATAAAATTATTAACGATTAATGCTGAAGTCGTGAATGCATATCAACAATATATTTCAAAGTATATCGACAAAGACATTTTATGTGTGGGGTATAGTAATGGCATGTTGGGGTACATTCCAACTAAAAAACAAATAGAAGAAGGGGGCTATGAACCTAATGATTCAGCCTACTATTTTTATTTGAAATCTACGCTATTGCCAGATGTAGAAAATAGTTTAAAAATACAATTTAAAAATTTAATACTAGAGAGTAAATGA
- the uxaC gene encoding glucuronate isomerase, translating into MKNFLCEDFLLTNETARRLYHEYAAPQPIYDYHCHLNPAEVANDRQFDNMAQIWLEGDHYKWRGMRSAGIEERFITGDASDYEKFQAWANTVPKTLGNPLYHWTHLELRRPFGITGLNFGPDNAEKVWHETKELLATPEFSARGIMKQMNVVMAGTTDDPIFSLEDHKKIAEDQTIDIEVLPSWRPDRAFKIELEGFAEYMTLLGQSADVEITKFSDLLVALDKRLAHFDLHGCKAADHGIEVVRYAAIPSEVTLDSFINRRLNGETLTELECAQFSTAVQVWLGQQYAKLGWIMQLHIGAQRNNSTRMFKLLGADAGFDSIGDRPFAFELAHLLDEMDKSNELPKTILYCLNPRDNEMMATMIGNFQGGGIAGKVQFGSGWWFNDQKDGMQRQMEQLSQLGLLSQFVGMLTDSRSFLSYTRHEYFRRILCNMVGEWAEKGEVPNDLALLGSMIEDISFGNAKRYFDIKG; encoded by the coding sequence ATGAAAAACTTTCTATGTGAAGACTTCTTATTAACCAATGAAACGGCTCGTCGTCTATACCATGAATATGCCGCTCCACAGCCAATCTATGATTATCACTGTCATCTAAATCCGGCTGAAGTTGCAAATGACCGTCAATTTGACAACATGGCGCAAATTTGGCTTGAAGGTGATCACTATAAATGGCGAGGCATGCGTTCTGCAGGTATTGAAGAACGTTTCATCACTGGTGATGCATCTGATTATGAAAAATTTCAAGCATGGGCAAATACCGTTCCTAAAACATTAGGTAATCCACTGTACCATTGGACGCATTTAGAGCTTCGTCGTCCATTTGGTATTACTGGTTTAAACTTTGGTCCAGATAATGCTGAAAAAGTTTGGCATGAAACCAAAGAGTTACTTGCAACGCCTGAATTTTCGGCTCGTGGCATCATGAAGCAAATGAATGTTGTTATGGCAGGTACAACGGATGACCCTATTTTCTCATTAGAAGATCATAAGAAAATAGCCGAAGATCAGACAATTGATATCGAAGTCCTGCCTAGTTGGCGTCCAGATCGCGCATTTAAAATTGAGCTTGAAGGTTTTGCTGAATACATGACCTTACTTGGTCAAAGTGCTGATGTTGAAATCACAAAGTTTAGCGATCTTTTAGTGGCACTAGATAAACGCTTAGCACACTTTGACCTACATGGTTGTAAAGCGGCTGATCACGGGATCGAAGTTGTACGTTATGCCGCTATTCCATCTGAAGTTACGCTTGATTCTTTCATCAACCGTCGACTAAATGGCGAAACGTTAACAGAATTAGAGTGTGCACAATTCTCAACCGCAGTACAAGTTTGGCTAGGTCAGCAATACGCTAAACTCGGTTGGATTATGCAACTTCATATTGGTGCTCAACGTAATAACAGTACTCGTATGTTCAAGTTACTGGGTGCTGATGCCGGCTTCGACTCTATCGGTGACCGCCCATTTGCTTTTGAACTTGCTCATTTGTTAGATGAAATGGACAAAAGCAACGAGTTACCAAAAACGATTCTTTACTGCCTAAATCCACGTGATAACGAAATGATGGCGACAATGATTGGTAATTTCCAAGGTGGCGGTATTGCGGGTAAAGTGCAATTCGGGTCAGGTTGGTGGTTTAACGATCAAAAAGATGGTATGCAGCGTCAGATGGAACAGCTTTCTCAACTTGGATTATTAAGCCAATTTGTAGGTATGCTAACTGATTCACGTAGTTTCTTATCTTACACTCGTCATGAATATTTCCGCCGTATTCTATGTAATATGGTCGGAGAATGGGCAGAAAAAGGCGAAGTGCCCAATGACTTAGCACTGCTTGGTTCTATGATTGAAGATATTAGCTTCGGTAACGCAAAACGCTACTTTGATATAAAGGGATAA
- a CDS encoding sugar isomerase domain-containing protein, which yields MNLSKQYLDKIVSHLDSLHNNNHESVLKAARLLADEIKQDKLIHVAASGGHSNLATQEIFFRAGGLMHINPIMDEGTLLTNGALRSMAIERLPDYGKIVLDNNPMNNGDVMVLINAYGINAAILDLALGAKDKGVTVIAVTSIAHAEATPKDHPARHPSKKNLCEVADIVLDCNVQVGDAVMEVEGITQKIAAMSTFANSFILNSLVIETVNILSNEDFEPPIWKSGNATGGDDWNQQFITRFKDRIRLL from the coding sequence ATGAATCTATCAAAACAATACTTAGATAAAATCGTTTCACATTTAGACAGCCTTCATAATAATAATCATGAAAGTGTTCTCAAAGCAGCAAGACTATTAGCTGATGAGATCAAACAAGATAAGTTAATTCATGTTGCAGCATCGGGTGGACACTCAAATTTAGCTACACAAGAAATATTTTTCCGTGCTGGTGGTTTAATGCATATTAATCCAATTATGGATGAGGGTACATTATTAACAAATGGGGCATTACGCTCAATGGCGATTGAACGTTTACCTGATTACGGAAAAATTGTGTTGGATAATAATCCAATGAACAATGGCGATGTGATGGTTCTTATTAATGCTTATGGAATTAATGCGGCAATATTAGATTTAGCGCTGGGAGCTAAAGATAAAGGGGTTACAGTTATTGCTGTAACATCTATTGCTCATGCTGAAGCAACGCCTAAAGACCACCCAGCAAGACACCCTTCAAAGAAAAATTTGTGTGAGGTTGCTGATATTGTCCTTGATTGTAATGTACAAGTGGGTGACGCAGTGATGGAAGTTGAAGGGATTACTCAAAAAATTGCAGCGATGTCGACATTTGCTAATTCATTTATTTTAAATTCACTGGTGATTGAAACGGTCAATATTTTATCAAATGAAGATTTTGAACCACCTATTTGGAAAAGTGGAAATGCAACTGGTGGTGATGATTGGAATCAGCAATTTATAACAAGATTTAAAGATCGCATTCGTTTGTTATAA
- a CDS encoding YgjV family protein encodes MFLAQVIGGLAFFIGIAAFLQKKDIRFRYLMTAFCLIMSVHFLLMGALTAAIGVTINAARIYISIKTQSKKVMWAFIFLLTLFMLPSIENIYQFLPYLGSAICTWALFSTTGIKLRLFILFNSSCWFIHNLSISSIGGSLIEGLFVLTNLYTIVLLYRQHEAMHKGR; translated from the coding sequence ATGTTTCTCGCACAGGTTATCGGCGGTCTTGCCTTTTTCATTGGTATTGCCGCCTTTTTACAAAAAAAAGATATTCGATTCAGATACCTAATGACGGCTTTCTGTTTAATTATGTCTGTCCATTTCCTATTAATGGGGGCATTAACCGCGGCTATTGGTGTGACTATCAATGCAGCAAGAATCTATATTTCAATAAAAACTCAATCTAAAAAGGTCATGTGGGCGTTTATTTTTTTACTCACTCTATTCATGTTACCTAGTATTGAAAATATATATCAATTTTTGCCTTATTTAGGGTCTGCGATTTGTACTTGGGCACTTTTTTCAACAACTGGGATAAAATTACGTCTTTTCATTCTCTTTAATTCAAGCTGTTGGTTTATCCATAACTTATCAATTAGCTCTATTGGAGGTTCGTTAATTGAAGGGCTGTTTGTTCTCACCAATTTATATACAATAGTCTTATTATATCGACAACATGAAGCAATGCATAAAGGACGCTAA
- a CDS encoding sugar kinase, protein MKRIAIIGECMIELNGEPFGSMQQTFGGDTLNAAVYLNRSLQNSQFKTNDIEVNYVTALGQDPISKGMLTRWQDEGIKTDLVLEDQHRTPGLYLIQLDSEGERTFLYWRNQSPARYLLQHPKFEDIVNQLINMDMVFISGISLAILPDADRIKLLALLERLRSHNVEIAFDSNFRPALWPQDDHDFTVKSIYKTMYSHTDLALVTFDDEQLLWGDASPEVTLARLQKLGVQKAVVKLGAEGCLVQDFTHQDNAQLIATTPVKKVIDTTSAGDSFNGGFLAYYLNDSTLEISCQRGNMLAGLVIQHRGAIINKEITNTVTQL, encoded by the coding sequence ATGAAACGCATCGCCATTATTGGTGAATGTATGATTGAGCTAAATGGCGAACCATTTGGCTCAATGCAGCAGACATTTGGCGGTGATACGCTAAATGCTGCTGTCTACCTAAATCGTAGCTTACAAAACAGCCAATTTAAAACCAATGATATTGAAGTCAATTACGTCACTGCTTTGGGGCAAGATCCAATAAGTAAAGGGATGTTAACCCGTTGGCAGGATGAAGGTATTAAAACTGATCTTGTATTAGAAGATCAACACCGTACACCGGGCCTGTATCTCATCCAATTAGACAGTGAAGGTGAACGAACTTTCTTATATTGGCGTAACCAATCACCCGCTCGTTACTTACTTCAGCATCCTAAATTTGAAGATATTGTCAACCAACTCATCAATATGGATATGGTCTTTATTAGTGGTATTAGTTTAGCTATTCTGCCTGATGCAGACAGAATAAAGCTACTCGCCTTGCTAGAAAGATTACGTAGCCACAATGTTGAAATAGCGTTTGATAGTAATTTCCGACCTGCTTTATGGCCTCAAGATGACCATGACTTTACGGTAAAATCAATCTATAAAACCATGTACAGTCATACAGATCTCGCATTAGTCACGTTTGATGATGAACAACTGCTTTGGGGTGATGCCTCACCTGAAGTGACATTAGCTAGATTACAGAAGCTGGGTGTTCAAAAGGCGGTGGTCAAGCTGGGTGCTGAGGGGTGCTTAGTTCAGGATTTCACTCATCAAGATAATGCACAACTTATTGCTACGACACCAGTAAAAAAAGTTATTGATACAACATCAGCTGGAGATTCATTTAATGGTGGATTTTTAGCTTATTATCTTAATGACTCAACATTAGAGATATCTTGCCAACGTGGTAATATGCTTGCAGGCCTAGTCATTCAACATCGTGGCGCTATTATCAACAAAGAAATCACAAATACTGTGACTCAATTATAA